In Setaria viridis chromosome 5, Setaria_viridis_v4.0, whole genome shotgun sequence, the genomic stretch TTCTAGTGTTGAGACGGAACGGCCCCTGCCAGAGCTGAATCGAGCAGAGAACAGGAAGGGCATTTGTGCATACCTAGTGAGCGGCCCTGAATGAAATAGCGGCCCAATACGTTGGGCATTGCTTCGATGGCCCAGCAGGCCTCGAGAATGGATTAGCACAGTGGGTGTCCAAAAAGCGGCTCTAAGACCCTGATTGGTTGCTTGCTAAAACTTGGGTAGGCCAAGCCAAAACTTTGGGCAAAAAAGTTGCCACGATTTTAGTAAGATAAATAGGAGAAGTTGCCAAATGTTGGTGTTTGGTGACTAAAATATTGGCTTGCCAAAACTTTGGCATGCCAAAATTTTAGCAGGGAAACAACTCTAAATAATTTAGCCACAGTGGGCCAGTGGCAAAATTACAGAAAACGCCGATCAAGTTTTGTTCCTCGCGTACCAGAACAAAACTATAGTATAGAAAGAATAAATTCACTAAAAACCCCAGGAAAAATCAATAATACCAGTCGCCCCTTTATTCTGACTCCACCACTTCGTCGATCTGCCCAATCCGTTCATCGGACATCACTACATCGGCACATCGCCCTCTCCGCGAGCTCACGCGTTCCGGGGCTCCTCCTACCTCCTCTCACGAGTGTGGACTGGGGATCCATCCATCTGCCGGACCTGGATTGATTTCTTCTTTCCCTGGTAAGCTCCGAAGGATCTTTCTTTCCTGCGATTTCTCAAATCCATGTCGTCCTGGCTGGGATACGATCCATCGATTTTGTTGCGGGCTTGTTCCCCTGCGCGGTGGGGGATGCTAACAACTTTAGTGCCCCCtgcacaccccccccccccccccccccccccccccaaatttTCGTTTGGGCTGTTAATCTCGCGCCTGATTTTTGTATGGGATGGGGCGcgttggtggtggtggatcgGTGATGGATTTGTACGATCCTTTGTCTCACGTAGAGATTGTGTTGTGCAGAGACATCCGAGGATGTCGACTCCCGCGAGGAAGCGGTTGATGAGGGATTTCAAGCGGCTGATGCAGGACCCTCCGGCCGGCATAAGTGGCGCCCCGCAGGATAGCAACATACTGCTATGGAATGCTGTGATCTTTGGGTATGATGCAGAACCATCTCTTTCCCCTTATTAGTTTGGACAGCAATTTGACAACGTCTTTGTATATGTTGGTTTCATTTGCAGCCCTGACGATACTCCATGGGATGGAGGTTAGTTAATCTGAATTTCCTTTACGGATTGATTATTTATGCTTCATTCTTTTGCGTTACAAACTCATTGTGTGCTGGTTGCTAAGTGCTTCTTGTGACATATCCAAACAATTAAGTGCACGTGCGTATGCTGCTGCTATCGGCAATGCTAGTGTAACGCCTAACTTACTAATACTATAAAGTGATGATACGGAATGTGTTAATCCACTAATAGGAGAAGTGATTCATTTATTGGTCTCTGGCAGAAAGAAATTTCCAATTATCCGAGTGACTGAGTTTATTGACCTTACTGTCAAATGCATGGCACACTAGAATAAAAAATTCGAGCTGACATGAGACTGACCACAGTTTTAATGGAACTTCATGATGTAACATGCTGATATCAGTGTGTCGTAGTCTTGATAAGTTGAAAATGGTACCAAGTTAACTTCTATAGCAAAGAGCAATAGTAGCCAACAAAGTTACTGTTAAACCTATTgaaattataactttttctttCTCATGAAATCTTGATTAAAAGCATATATTTAGGGAACGAATTTTGTGCCAAAACGGAAATGCAATATTTATTCTATGTTAATGGAGGTAATCAATAGCTACATTCTTGTCCAGTTGTCCCCTTGTCATCATTGTTGTAGTGTGAGCTGCTTCAGTAGAAGATAACAGATACACTGCACCAAAATGTTCTGCCATTTCTAGCTATCGCATAATGCACTCTCTGTTGGAATATAATGTTTCGTCTGTGTGCAGCTTGTCACCTTATTTTGGTTTCTTTCTTGTGGTGCCAATTGCATATGGCTTATATGTAAATTTGTATAGTAGTAATTCTCTCGAAGCTTGCAAAGTCATAACATTACCCTTTGGAATTAACTGGTCATGTATTGTTGGTCCATAAATCGGGAAATTGTTAAATTGGAAATGGATCTAATCACATACAGTGACTCACATCATCTCACTTAGATCATGTATAGCTTTGCTTGTGCATACTATATTGCTTAACTCCTCTCCTTTCACTGATATGCTGTTTTATTGTCAGGTACGTTCAAGCTGACTCTCCAGTTTACTGAAGAATATCCAAACAAGCCACCAACTGTGCGATTTGTTTCTCGGATGTTTCATCCTAACAGTAAGTTGTCTTTTCTCATATATAGTATGTGGGTGCTCACTGCTCAGGAAAACAATTAGATATGATTTTTTCCTCAGTATGTTTTACTATTCCCAATTTCAAGGCATCTTTAGTTTTCCCAGGTTTCACCTGTTCTAAGCTCTCAGACATCAGAAACTTGGTATATTGACAAATGTTATGTGCTTTTTTCATTatcctctttgtagatgtgtaTTTGTGCTGTGAATACCTATGATTTTACAATAACCGTGCTTGCATCTGTAAAGCATGCATATGCAGCATATTGGAGTGCATGTGGTGCTTTTGATTCTGAACCAACGGCACTCCGCCTTTCGTTGTCTTGACTTCTGCTGGATGC encodes the following:
- the LOC117857025 gene encoding ubiquitin-conjugating enzyme E2 2, giving the protein MSTPARKRLMRDFKRLMQDPPAGISGAPQDSNILLWNAVIFGPDDTPWDGGTFKLTLQFTEEYPNKPPTVRFVSRMFHPNIYADGSICLDILQNQWSPIYDVAAILTSIQSLLCDPNPNSPANSEAARMFSENKREYNRKVREVVEQSWTAD